The genomic window ACGGTAAATTTCATATTACGAATATCGCTGTGGACCGCGAATTCCAGCGTCAGGGTATTGCATCAAAACTGATGCATATCCTTGAGGATCTTGCCCTGGGAAGGGGTTGTTATTATGCCTATCTTGAGGTGAGGATTGATAATAGCGCAGCGATAAACTTATACCGAAGTCTCGGTTATGAAATAGCATACAAACGGAACAATTATTATATTGACGGCGATGACGCCTATGTTATGGAAAAGGAGTTGAAATGAGTTTTATATTAAGCCTTTTACTCTTTTCCGGTTTGAATCTTTATTTTCTGAAAGATTCATCCGATTTATTGGTGAAGATTCAGCCTTCCATCGGGGCTGAAGAGTTGACTTTATATTACAGCTTTTCGGGTACAGACTGGGATTCAGTGGAGGTAAGTGATGAAACCGGTGAATTCGTTACGGTGCTTAAATCTCCGGAGGAACTCAATGTTGTCGGGCTTTACTTTGTTTATAAAGATGGGGCGATTGATGACAATAATGGAGAACTTTATCTTTTCGAAGTTAAAAAGTCCCCCAGGTTCTTGCTGCCTTTTTCACTGAATGATCTCGAAGTGATGATCGGTCAGGCGCGCAAGAAAATTGTTTCGGGCTCTCATGTTGATGAAGCGGTCATGTTGCTCGACTACATTGATCAGATGCTGAAAATCGTACCGGTGATAAAAAATTCACCGAATGAATTGAAACGGAATATTTTAAGGGTGGAGGCTGAAAAACTGCGGGCGCAGCTTCTGAGATAAACAGGTTATGAATTGTCCCAAGTGTGGTTTTAAAAACCCCGACGGAGCACGGTTCTGCAATCAGTGCGGTGCACAGCTCCAGATGATTGCACCCCGACGGGATAGAGGTCAGAGAAGGCGCGTCGCCGTACTCTTCAGTGATATTTCCGGCTTTACTCCGCTTTCCGAGAGTCTTGATCCGGAAGAGGTGAGGGATTTGATCGATGCCTGCCTTCAGCGCCTCGCCGGTGTTATCTATCAATATGACGGTTACATCGATAAGTTCATCGGTGATTGTATAATGGCGCTTTTCGGCGCACCTGTCACCCATGAAGACGACCCTTTGCGGGCGGTGATCGCCGCTCTGGAACAGATGAAAGAGATCAAAAAGTTCAATCGGGAGAAGAATCTGGACCTTTCTCTTTCCATCGGAATAAATTACGGTCTGGTGGCGACCGGTGATCTGGGAAGACCCGGTGAATATACGGTGATGGGTGATGTCGTAAATCTCGCTCAGAGACTTCAGTATGCCGCACCGCGCGGCAGAATCTATGCAAGCGAGGAAATTTTCGAGAATACAAAGAATGAAATAAATTATAAAAAACTGAAAAAGATCCGCGTCAAAGGGAAAAGAGAGTTGATCACGGTCTATGAGCCCCAGGGCGTCAAGCGTCACTACTCCCTTCGCAGGATAAAAGAGCTTCCTTTAATCGGCAGGAGTGATGAGCTGCGCCATTTATTGAAGATCTTCGCCGAAGCCAGGGCGGGAAGAGGCGGAGTGGTTTCTGTGGTCGGTGAAGCCGGCATCGGCAAGTCCAAATTGACCTTTGAATTTAAAAAACAGATAAAGAATCATGCCTGTATTCTGGAAGGTAGGGGGATTGAATATCTTCATGCTTCACCGTATCTGGTTCTGAAAGAACTCACAAAAGAACTTTTAGGAGTCAAACCAGATGATTCAAAAGAAGCCGCCGCCAGGAAGCTGACAGGGTTTATCAAAAAGACAGACCCTGCTTCACTTAAAAAAACAACGATATTCTTGAAATACTTTCTGGATATGAGTTTAAATCGTGCGGACTATAATCGATTCGAGTCGATGAGGGCGAGAGACAGGATCAGGATGATTAATGAGGCACTCATTTCCTTCTTCATCGCGGTGTCCCGTAATAAACCGCTCGTTATGATATTTGAAGACTGCCATTGGATTGATTCTGAGACCGTGAACTTTATGAGACGTTTCGCAAAGGAGATCGTGGATAAGAAGATAATGGTGCTCGCCCTGTTCAGACCGGAATTCAATATTGGAAAAGGTATTTCACGATTGGCACATTATTCCCGGATAAATTTAGGACCTCTTCCGGAAAAAGACGCCGTGATACTGGTTCATAACTTACTGCAGTGCAGGCGGATAGACGAAAAACTCGTGAAACTTCTTATGAAGAAATCAAACCGCATACCGTTCTATATTCACGAACTTACCAATAATCTTGTAGCCGGCGATGCCATCACAGTGAGTGACGGAGTGGCATATCTGAAACGGGGTAAAGAATCAGCGGTTCCCCGTACCCTTGATGAATTGGTGATGGCGAAGATCGACAGGTTGAATACTGAGTTGAGGACGATCGTCGATATTGCATCGGTGATCGGCGATGAATTTTCAACCAGGGTTTTAAATACGATGCTTGAGCTGGATCAGAGATTGACTAATGATCTGGCGCTTCTCGTCCAGAAAGGAATCATCCGTGTTTTAAAACAGGGAGAAGCAGGAACATCGGATAAAGAGACCTATACCTTTTCCCATTCATTGATGAGGGAGGCGGTCTATCAATCACTTTTGAAGCAGACGAGAAAAGAGTATCATAAACAGATCGGTTATGCAATCGAACTTGTTTATTCGGAAAATTTAAGGGAATATTACGACACCTTAGCGAACCACTTTTTGCTCGGCGGTGTGAAGGAAAAGGCCGTCGAGTATCTGGAAAAAGCCGGCGATCGTAAGAGAGAGTTATACCTGAATGAAGAGGCGATCTCTCTTTATACACAGAGCCTCGGTTTGCTCGATAAATCGGAGAAGTTGCGCAGTGCCCGGATTTATGAGAAGCTGGGGAATATTTATGAGTTGATCGGTGAATATGATTCAGCCAGACAGGCATATCGGACAATGGCGCGCAGTGCCGGTAAAGAACTTTTATGGAAAGTGAAGGCGTCGGTGGCAACGGCGAAACTCGACATTTCCCGGGGATTGTTTGATGAGGCTGTTGATTTATTGAATAGAGCAGGTAAGGCGTTGAAGAGATTGAGGAAGCCGGGGGTTGATGCAAAGATCGAACTCGCCAATATTCTGAGGATTGAATGCTGGGTTTATCGAATCAAGGGGAGGGTGAATAAGGCGGAAGAAAAGGGGCTTGAAGCCATTGCTATTCTTAAAAGTATTAAGCATCTTGAAGGAGAGAAGGGATATAATGCAAAACACGTATTATTGCTGGCGCATCACGCCCTGGCGATTGTATATTCTTTTAAAGGTGAGTATGACAGGGCGATACATCTGCTGGAAGAGGCATTGATTATTGCCGAAGACCTCGGCAACAGAAGGGCGCTCGGCGATGCCTATAATAATCTCGGTACGATCTATCGAACCCAGGGCAGATTTGAACAGGCGATCAACGCCTTTTCCAATAAATTGGAGATAAGCCGGGAACTCGGGGACAAGAGCGGTATCGGAATCGCTTATTGTAATCTGGGTAATGTCTATGAGAATAAGGGAGAGTATGAAAAGGCGATCAATTTTCACAACGACTATTTAAAGATTTCCGAAGAACTCGGCAACAAACACGGCATCGGTCAGGCCGCCCATAATCTGGGCGTTGCCTATTGGAAGAAAGGTGAATATGGCCGTGCAATCAAATCACTCGAAAAATCACTGCGGATAAGCGAGGAACTCGGGGATAAAAGAATGGTAAGTTTGACTCTCGAAGCCCTGGGCGAAGTGTATGCCAGCAGATTTGAATTCCCTAAGGCGGTTAAATTATTCAATGGGTGCCTGCGGATGAGCAGAAAACTCGGTGATAAATGGAGTGTCGGAAGTGCATCATACCATCTCGGCTATATCTATACCAGGATTTCAGAGCTGCGGAAAGCAGAGAAATATTTAAGCACGGCTAAGGATATTTTTGAAAAGATCGGTAATAAAGTCGCTATCGGAAATACCTATACAGCCTTTTCAGAACTACGGATTCAGCAGAACAGATTCGAAGAAGCCCTTCATTTTGCGAATGCTGCATTGAAACTGGCAGAGGAAACCAATTCAACGGAAATGAAGATTACGGCGTTGAAAAATACGGCGCTTGTCTATGATATGAAAGACTCAGCGGTATTTCGAAAGAGATCAAGGCAGCTCTTTAAGAAAGCAGTCACCATAGCCCGGAAGTTGAATAATAAACGTCTGCTCGCTGATCTTTATTATGACTACGCCGCTGTTTTGAAGAGGGGGGACAAAAAAGTAGATAAAAAATCCGGGGATCGATATTACAGACAGGCGTTAAAATATTATCAGCAGTTGAAGATAAAGAGAAAGAAAAGGTTCTGAGAGCCGTTTTTATTCTGTTTCTTCAGAAGTTTCGTGGTTTTGTTTTACTTCCCAGATGATTTCATCATCTTTTTCCTTACGCTCGCATATGAGTTCTTTGATATCGTCGATAGACCCTTCATAAACAA from candidate division WOR-3 bacterium includes these protein-coding regions:
- a CDS encoding tetratricopeptide repeat protein, which produces MNCPKCGFKNPDGARFCNQCGAQLQMIAPRRDRGQRRRVAVLFSDISGFTPLSESLDPEEVRDLIDACLQRLAGVIYQYDGYIDKFIGDCIMALFGAPVTHEDDPLRAVIAALEQMKEIKKFNREKNLDLSLSIGINYGLVATGDLGRPGEYTVMGDVVNLAQRLQYAAPRGRIYASEEIFENTKNEINYKKLKKIRVKGKRELITVYEPQGVKRHYSLRRIKELPLIGRSDELRHLLKIFAEARAGRGGVVSVVGEAGIGKSKLTFEFKKQIKNHACILEGRGIEYLHASPYLVLKELTKELLGVKPDDSKEAAARKLTGFIKKTDPASLKKTTIFLKYFLDMSLNRADYNRFESMRARDRIRMINEALISFFIAVSRNKPLVMIFEDCHWIDSETVNFMRRFAKEIVDKKIMVLALFRPEFNIGKGISRLAHYSRINLGPLPEKDAVILVHNLLQCRRIDEKLVKLLMKKSNRIPFYIHELTNNLVAGDAITVSDGVAYLKRGKESAVPRTLDELVMAKIDRLNTELRTIVDIASVIGDEFSTRVLNTMLELDQRLTNDLALLVQKGIIRVLKQGEAGTSDKETYTFSHSLMREAVYQSLLKQTRKEYHKQIGYAIELVYSENLREYYDTLANHFLLGGVKEKAVEYLEKAGDRKRELYLNEEAISLYTQSLGLLDKSEKLRSARIYEKLGNIYELIGEYDSARQAYRTMARSAGKELLWKVKASVATAKLDISRGLFDEAVDLLNRAGKALKRLRKPGVDAKIELANILRIECWVYRIKGRVNKAEEKGLEAIAILKSIKHLEGEKGYNAKHVLLLAHHALAIVYSFKGEYDRAIHLLEEALIIAEDLGNRRALGDAYNNLGTIYRTQGRFEQAINAFSNKLEISRELGDKSGIGIAYCNLGNVYENKGEYEKAINFHNDYLKISEELGNKHGIGQAAHNLGVAYWKKGEYGRAIKSLEKSLRISEELGDKRMVSLTLEALGEVYASRFEFPKAVKLFNGCLRMSRKLGDKWSVGSASYHLGYIYTRISELRKAEKYLSTAKDIFEKIGNKVAIGNTYTAFSELRIQQNRFEEALHFANAALKLAEETNSTEMKITALKNTALVYDMKDSAVFRKRSRQLFKKAVTIARKLNNKRLLADLYYDYAAVLKRGDKKVDKKSGDRYYRQALKYYQQLKIKRKKRF
- the rimI gene encoding ribosomal-protein-alanine N-acetyltransferase; this encodes MQRGIIIRRMELSDLDGVYNLERKLFPNPWPKSFFETDLKSKNSIGFVAEYEGSIIGYSMASYDDGKFHITNIAVDREFQRQGIASKLMHILEDLALGRGCYYAYLEVRIDNSAAINLYRSLGYEIAYKRNNYYIDGDDAYVMEKELK